CGTTCAACGCGTCGCAGGCTTCGCTCGCGACCCCGCTGAATCTGGACTTCACGCAGACCGTGCCGGGTGTCGTGACGACCACCCGGGTGGGCGCATCGAGCGGCGCGAAGCCGACCGGAAAGATGATCTTCACCGGCGGTGTGTTCGGCTACCTCGACATGACCGACTCCGCTTCGCCGTACTTCACGATCGGCGCCTTCGTCCAGTGACCGGCGCGGCGCGCCGCGGTGCCGGCCCGGCGGGCGGCGCACGCGGCGACGCCCCAGCCAACGCCCCACGAACATCCAGGCGCAGCGGCCGGCCCGACGCCGCCGGGCCGCCCGTCGCGCGCGCTGCGGCGCATGAGGAGGAACATGATGAAAAAATTCTGTCTCGCGATATTGGCGACGCTGCTGTCAGCCAGCGCACACGCCCAGCATGCGGGCGACAATGTCGCTGCGCTCGGCTGGTTCCACGTGATGCCGCAGGATTCGAGCACGCCGCTGACGACCTACGTCGCGCAATCACCGATCAACACGCCGCTGCGACTGCCCGGTTCGTTCACGTCCGCGGGCACCGGTCTGTCGACCAACTCGGCCAACACGGTCGGCCTCGTGTTCAGCCATTACCTGACCGACCACATCGCCGTGACGACCGTCGCGGGCCTGCCGCCGAAGTTCAAGATCTACGGCCATGGCACCATCAAACCGCCGGGACCGGCGGGCGCGCTCGGCGAGCAGGATCTCGGTGATCCGCAGGCCAATCCGATCGTAAAGAGCGTGCGCCAGTGGAGCCCGGCACTGCTGTTTCAGTACTACTTCAACGAGCCGACCGCAAAACTGCGGCCGTTCGTCGGCATCGGCGTGTCGTACAACTGGTTCTCCGATATCCAACTGAGCCAGAACTTCGTGCAGTCGACGCAGAACAACCTCGGCGCCGTCCTCGCCGCCGGCGCGGGCAAGCCGGGGCTCACGCAGGTGTCGGCGAAGGCGTCGTCGTCGTGGGCGCCGGTGTTCAACGCGGGCCTCGCATACAACGTCACCGAGCACTGGGGGCTCGTCGCGTCCGTCACGTATATCCCGCTCAAGACGACGTCGTCGGTCATCATCAAGGCGGCGGATGGGACGGAGCTTGGCGTGTCGAAGGCGGATCTGAGCGCGAACCCGATCATTTCCTTCGTGGCCGTGTCGTACAAGTTCTGAGTTGCGGCTAGACGCGCTGGCGCCGGCGCTCTGCGCACGCGGCGAATTATGGGCAAAAAAAAGCCCGCCTAGATTGGCGGGCTGAATCCATATCAGTGGAGACATGGAGGAGACAAGACGAACTATAGCAAACCGCTTGGTGCGTTGCAACATGCAAATTAGGGTTGACCCTCGACGTTGCAAACATACAACGGTCACAGTCGTAC
Above is a window of Paraburkholderia sprentiae WSM5005 DNA encoding:
- a CDS encoding OmpW/AlkL family protein — protein: MKKFCLAILATLLSASAHAQHAGDNVAALGWFHVMPQDSSTPLTTYVAQSPINTPLRLPGSFTSAGTGLSTNSANTVGLVFSHYLTDHIAVTTVAGLPPKFKIYGHGTIKPPGPAGALGEQDLGDPQANPIVKSVRQWSPALLFQYYFNEPTAKLRPFVGIGVSYNWFSDIQLSQNFVQSTQNNLGAVLAAGAGKPGLTQVSAKASSSWAPVFNAGLAYNVTEHWGLVASVTYIPLKTTSSVIIKAADGTELGVSKADLSANPIISFVAVSYKF